A segment of the Asinibacterium sp. OR53 genome:
TTGCCATCTGCATAAAGCCCGGTCATTGCCCTTAATCGGTCTGCAATACTTTTAGTAGCCTCAAAAACTGAATGAAAGTAGTTTTCAACCAATAATTCTGCCTTACAATATTCAAATATTGTAGCATGAACATTTCTGTTTTCCAACTTATGTTTTAAACGACTGGCACGTTGTTCAGCTTCTGCAATTGTTGTGGCTTTTTCGACCAATCTAAATTTGCCTTGCTCTGTAAGTTCCGTGCCTATAAAAGCTAAGCGTTTATTGACTTCTAACCTGCGGCTATGAAAAGTTTCTTCTTTTCCGATATACCTCACTGGTTGCAAAGCATCTTGAATAAATTTTAATATATGGTTTGAGCATTGGTGCTTATTCTGCCAATCTGCAAATGCTGAATATAATCTTCTCCATTTTGTGTTTTGAGGGTCAATATCTGGGATGTTAGCGTTTAAAAGGATTTGCCCTATCTCCGTGCCTGTCAAACCATCTGAAGTATCTCCAATAGTTCTACATAATCCTTCCAATACGTGCGCTTCAAACATTGGGCGTTTAATACTTGTCATTACTATTTTCTCTTTTAATTTTATTGGAAACTACTATTTAATAAGACTGATAAATTCGGAAGCATATTTCTCTGCTAACTCACGGCTATTTTCAACACTTGCTGTTTCTCTGTTCCAGTTTGCTTTTGATGTCCAATTATATGACCCATGAATAACTGTCTTTAAATCAATTACACAAAACTTATGGTGCATTATATTCTCATACTGCCCACTTTTAGGAACTCTTTTCGTTTCAAAAAACTTCTCATACTCAAAACCGTACTTTGTATTAATCTCATCATCCAAAACAACAACACGAACGTTAATCCCTTCTTGCTTTCGATTATATAACTCTCTCATTAATGTCTTGTTTGTAAACCATGCAACCGCTACCCAAATTGAAAATCTCGCGGCTCGAATTTGTTCAACAATCTGTGCCTCTATATCTTCAAAATGAACTTCTACTTCAATATTTTCCGGCAAGTCCGCACCAATAATTTTATACTTTCCCTCGAAGTCTTCAAGCCTATAGCCATCCTGTTGTAAGAGCGGGTTAATTTGTTCTACCGCTACCTTTATATCCTTTGAAGCATCTTGGGCGAAATGTCTTGGGTCGAAAACTATCTGCAACAGTTGAACCATCTCTTTTCGACCATTTATTTCATATAGTTTTTCTAAAACATACGCATTTCTGCTAAGGCTGTTTGGCATCCCTCCGTCACCATATTTATAAACGTCTTTGAACCCCACATGATTAAACAGTTTCAAAATTTTTTCACCTGTCAAACGTGGCGTTAGTTGATTATCACCTGATATAAATTCCTTTATGCTTTCTATTGTTAAGTCCGAAAGTTTCATGTTCAATTAGAGTAAATATTATTACTGCTAAAATAACATAAACTAATTTGATAGAGAAGATAAACCATTCTGTGACATGATTTAGACAGTAGTAGTAGTTCGTTCAAAACGCCACTCACTGCCAAGTAATTCCACTGAAAGACACATCGTTATTGTGCCTTGTTTTTCCTGACACTTTTGTCCCGAAAGCCCGCAAGTGGCGGGAAAGTGTAACAAAATAATTCATTCAAATTATGGAAAAACAAAGCAAAAAAGTATTGCTGACAGGCATTGCGCTGCTGTCGGCATTTGGTGTGTTTGCACAAGGAAACGGCTCGGCTGGTATTCAGGAAGCCACGCAAATGGTAACGTCTTATTTCGACCCCGCAACCAAATTAATTTATGCGATTGGGGCTGTGGTCGGGCTAATCGGAGGTGTGAAAGTTTACAACAAATTCAGCAGTGGCGACCCGGACACCTCGAAGACCGCAGCGAGCTGGTTCGGTGCGTGTATCTTCTTGATTGTAGCTGCTACCATTCTTCGTTCATTCTTCCTGTAAACCGATGCCCATGAGTAATCACAACATTAACAAAGGTATCGGCAGGACAGTTGAGTTCAAAGGTTTGAAAGCACAGTACCTGTTCATTTTCGCAGGCGGCTTGCTGGGTGTACTCATCCTCGTGATGATTATGTACATGGCAGGTGCAAACTCATACCTGTGCCTGTTCATCGGTGCAGGCGGTGCATCGCTCATTGTGTGGCAAACATTCGCATTAAACGGTAAGTACGGTGAACACGGATTGATGAAGCTGGGTGCAAAGAAAAGGCATCCGAAATATATCATCTGCCGCAAGGCTGTACACCGCTATGTAAAGTTCACCCGTAAATCCGATGCCCTATGAGAAATACAGCAAAAGCCACAACGCTGGAAAGCAAGTTTCCCTTATTGTCGGTGGAACAGAACTGCATCATCAGTAAAGATGCGGACATTACTGCCTGCTTTCGGGTACACCTGCCGGAACTGTTCACGGTAGCATCACCGGAGTATGACGCTATCCATTCAGCATGGCACAAGGCTATCAAGACCTTGCCGGATTACTCCATTATCCACAAACAGGATTGGTTTATTAAAGAAAGCTACGCACCTGATATTGCACAGGATGGATTGAGCTTTTTAGCGAAGTCCTATCAGCAGCATTTCAACGAACGTCCTTTTCTTAATCATTACTGTTACCTGTTCCTTACCAAGACCACCAAAGACCGGATGCGTATGCAAAGCAATTTCTCATCGCTTTGCAAAGGTGTACTTATCCCGAAAGAAATAAGGGATAAAGAAACCGTTCGCAGGTTCATGGAAGCGGTGGCGCAGTTTGAGCGTATTATGAACGATAGCGGGTTTGTGAAGCTGGAACGACTTACAGAAGATGACATCATCGGTACGGACAACACGCAGGGTTTGTTAGAGCAATATTTTACCCTGTCAAGGGAAGCCGCAACACCCATGCAGGACATCGCTTTGGGAAGTGAGGATGTACGCATCGGTAACAAAAGGCTGTGCCTGCATACACTTTCAGACACGGACGATTTGCCCGGAACGGTATCGGCAAACACAAGGTATGAAAAGCTATCTACTGATAGAAGCGATTGCTTGTTGTCTTTTGCTGCTCCCGTGGGCTTGCTACTTAGCTGCAACCACATTTACAACCAGTATTTGTTTTTAGACAACAGCGATGAGAACCTGCGCAAGTTTGAAAAGTCTGCCCGCAATATGCACTCACTGGCAAGGTACAGCAGGGCTAATCAAATTAACAAAGAGTGGATTGAAAAGTACCTGAACGAAGCACACAGCTTCGGGCTTTCTTCTATTCGTGCGCACTTCAACATCATGGCATGGTCAGACGAGCCGAACGAACTCAAACAGCTAAAGAACGATACAGGTAGCGCACTGGCTTTGATGGAATGCAAGCCACGCCACAATACTGTGGACGTTGCCACGCTGTATTGGGCGGCTATGCCGGGCAATGCGGGCGACTTTCCGAGCGAAGAAAGTTTTTACACGTTCATAGAACCTGCACTGTGCTTCTTCACCGAAGAAACCAATTACCAAAGTTCGCCATCACCCTTTGGTATCAAGATGGCAGACAGGCTTACGGGCAAACCTATCCATTTGGATATTTCCGATTTGCCCATGAAAAAAGGCATCATCACGAACCGCAACAAATTCATTTTGGGGCCATCAGGTTCGGGTAAGTCTTTTTTCACCAACCACATGGTACGTCAATATTACGAACAGGGCGCACACGTCCTGCTGGTAGATACAGGTAACTCGTATCAGGGGTTGTGTGAACTGATTAAGGGAAAGACCAGAGGCGAAGACGGCGTTTATTTCACTTACACAGAAGACAACCCGATTGCGTTCAATCCCTTTTATACCGATGACGGCGTGTTTGATATAGAAAAAAGGGAAAGTATCAAAACGCTTATCCTAACGCTTTGGAAACGGGACGATGAGCCGCCCAAACGTTCTGAAGAAGTAGCATTGTCCAATGCTGTTTCGGGTTACATCGAACACATCAAACAGGATGATGCTTATCCCTCGTTCAACGGTTTTTATGAGTATGTGAAAGGCGACTACCGCAAGGTTCTCGAAGAAAAGCAGGTAAGGGAAAAAGACTTTGACCTCGCCAACTTCCTGAACGTGCTGGAACCCTATTACAAAGGCGGGGAATATGATTACTTGCTGAACTCCGACAAGCAATTAGACCTGCTTTCCAAACGCTTTATCGTGTTTGAAATTGATGCGATAAAAGACCACAAGATACTGTTTCCCATTGTCACCATCATTATCATGGAGGTTTTCATCAACAAGATGCGCAGGCTAAAAGGTGTGCGTAAGCTGATACTGATTGAAGAAGCGTGGAAGGCGATAGCGAAAGAGGGTATGGCAGAATACATCAAGTATTTGTTCAAAACTGTCCGCAAGTTTTTTGGTGAGGCGATAGTCGTAACGCAGGAAGTGGACGACATCATCCAGTCGCCCATTGTGAAAGAAAGTATCATCAATAACTCCGACTGTAAAATCCTGCTTGACCAGCGCAAGTACATGAACAAGTTTGATGACATCCAAGCGATGCTGGGGCTTACGGATAAAGAGAAAGGACAGGTACTTTCTATCAACATGAACAATGACCCAAGCCGCCTTTACAAAGAGGTTTGGATTGGGTTAGGTGGTACGCACTCCGCCGTATATGCCACAGAGGTATCGCTCGAAGAATATCTCGCATACACCACCGAAGAAACCGAAAAACTGGAAGTTATGCAGCTCGCTCATGAGCTGGGCGGCAATGTGGAGCAAGCCATTAAGCGCATTGCACTTCAAAGACGTGAAAAAGCAAACAATTTCTAATCATTTAAAAAGCAAGACAAGTGGAAAAGGAGAAAATCACATTACCTATTGGCAGCAACAAGGCTTTGGTATTTGAAGCCGACCCCGCTAACAAAGAGGAACAGGACTTTGCAAAACTATGTAAGGAAGTATCGGCAACCCAGCCTCAAAGTTTGCAGGACTTTTTTACACGGCTTAACGACCTGCAACAGAAAAAAACGCCTGAACCCATTAAGAAAATGGGGCGCAAAATGTAAGACAGCCCATTGAATATGGGAAAGAGAAAATCAAGCAATTATTAATTTTTAAAAATCAGAAACAATGAAAAAAGCAATGTTACTGGTGTGTACGGCAATCATGCTTGCCGCTGCACCATCCGCTAAAGCGCAGTTTGTAGTAACTGACCCCGGAAACCTTATTTCCGGCATCCTCAACAGTGCAAACGAAATCGTGCAAACGTCCTCCACTGTGAGCAACGTGGTTAAGAATTTCAACGAGGTGAAAAAAGTGTATGACCAAGGCAAAGAGTATTACGACAAACTGAAAGCGGTCAACAACCTGGTTAAAGATGCCCGCAAGGTACAGCAAACTGTTTTGCTGGTGGGCGATGTGTCCGAAATGTATGTGAAGAATTTCGGCAAAATGATGAACGACCCCAATTTCACCCCGCAGGAACTGACGGCAATAGCCAACGGTTATTCCACGCTCCTGAATGAAAGCACCGAGTTGTTGAAAGAGCTGAAACAGATTGTTTCCAACACCGGGCTATCCTTAAATGATAAGGAGCGTATGGACGTAATAGACAAGGTGTACAAAGAGGTTAAGGACTACCACAGCCTTGTACGCTACTATACCAATAAAAATATTTCTGTAAGCATTTTGAGGGCGAAGAAACAGAACAACACCAAACGGGTGCTGGAACTGTACGGAACCGCAGAACAAAAATATTGGTAAGCTATGGAATGGAATAATCTTCACGAAATGCTGCGCAGCCTGTATGATGAAATGATGCCTTTAACGGCAGACATGGCTGCAATAGCAAAAGGCATCGCCGGATTGGGCGCACTCTTTTATGTCGCCCTCAAAGTCTGGCAGGCATTGAGCCGTGCGGAACCGATAGACGTATTCCCTTTGCTCCGTCCGTTCGCCATAGGGCTTTGTATTATGTTTTTCCCCACGATGGTTTTGGGGACTATCAATGCGGTAATGTCGCCCGTTGTGAAAGGCACGCACTCCATGCTCGAAGGTCAGGTGCTTGACCTGAACAAGTTGCAACAGCAGAAAGACCAGTTGGAAAGGGAGGCAATGCTTCGCAATCCCGAAACCGCTTACCTCGTGAGCGATGAGGAATTTGATAAGAAGCTGGATGAATTGGGTTGGTCGCCCTCCGATTTGGCAACCATGACGGGAATGTATCTCGACAGGCAAGCCTATAAAATGGAAAAAGCCATTAAGGAGTGGTTTCGTGACCTGCTGGAAATACTCTTTCAGGCGGCGGCATTGGTCATAGATACGATACGAACGTTCTTCCTCATCGTGCTGTCCATATTGGGGCCGATAGCCTTTGCGATAAGCGTATGGGACGGTTTTCAGTCCACGCTTACGCAATGGCTGACCCGATATATCAGTGTGTACCTGTGGTTGCCCATATCCGATATGTTCAGTTCCATACTGGCGAAAATACAATCGCTGATACTGGAACGAGACATTGCAATGTTAGCAGACCCCACTTATATCCCCGATACCTCCAATACCGTGTATATCATTTTCATGCTGATTGGCATAGTGGGCTATTTCACTATTCCAACGGTAGCGGGCTGGGTAATTCAGGCGGGTGGCGCAGGAAACTTCATGCGCAATGTAAACTCTACGGCTGCGAAAACAGGAAACCTTGCCGGAGCTGGAACAGGAGCCGCAGTAGGCAATATCGGCGGCAGGTTATTGAACAAATAATTAATCATCATAAAAATGGAATTTAAAACATTAAGAAACATCGAAAACAGTTTTAGACAGATAAGACTGTATGCTATTGTTTTTGCCATTCTCTGCATCAGCGTAGTAGGATATGCCGTTTGGCAGTCCTACCGCTTTGCGGAGTTACAACGGCAAAAGATTTATGTACTGGATAATGGTAAATCATTGATGCTCGCTTTATCACAGGATGCAAGCATTAACCGACCAGTAGAAGCCCGTGAACACGTAAGACGTTTCCATGAATTATTCTTTACACTCGCACCGGATAAGAATGCCATCGAAAGCAATATGAAACGGGCATTCAACCTCGCTGACAAAAGTGCCTTTGATTATTACAAAGACCTTTCGGAAAAGGGCTATTACAATCGTATCATTTCGGGCAACGTACAGCAACGTATTGAAGTGGACAGTGTGGTCTGCAACTTCGACAGCTATCCTTATGCCGTGCGTACTTACGCAAAACAATTCATCATCCGTTCGAGCAATGTTACCAAACGCAGCCTTGTGACCTCTTGCTACCTCGTGAACTCCGTCCGTTCGGACAACAACCCGCAGGGCTTCAACATCGAAAAATTTGCCGTGCTGGAAAACAAAGACATGGAGGTCATCGAACGCTAAAATCAATTCTATGGAAGTATTATCAGATTTAAACACGTTTGCCAAAATCCTTACCGACAAAGGATATAACGGCTATTTCCATACGCAGGGTGCGTATCCCGGAAAGCTAAAAGACAGCATAGGCGAATACCTCGAAAACTGCCGTAATGGTACGGAGGGAACACCTAAGCCTGTACTACTTATTACGGGCTACCTGCAATGGGCTGGCGAAAACAAACCCCATGTTGAATGCAGTATGTGGGTGAAACACCTGAACGGAAAATTCTTCCTCAATAAAATGGAGGTTAAAAGAAAAGACCAGTACGGGCATTTATTAAAGCAATCGGAACTCACCAACCTGTCTGTGGTCAATGCTCCCAAAATAAAGGAGGCAATTGCTTTGGTCAGTGATGCGCCCCAACAAAAGGCTGTTCCCAAAAGCAGGGGTTTCAGGCACTAAAAACGGAAAATAGTTAAGGCATGAAAAAGTTAAGAACAAAAATCAGAAAATGGTTTGAGAGGCTCGATGACAAATGGCGTGAGCTGCCAGTAAAAAAGCAGCACCGCTATACACTATTGCTCTTTGCGGGCTATCTGTTATTGTCCGTTATCGTCATAGCGAAAGTGTGCTATGATGTTGGCGCAAGCGATAGCAAACTGAAAATAGAGCATATCGAAAACCCGCTTATCAAACAAAAAAAGTCCCCGGTATCTCCGCAGGACAGTATTTCAAAAATTCTAAAAAATCAGTTGTATGAAAGATAATGAAAACAAAAGGGTGAGTATTCTGGTCGAAGATGACGACCCGAATAATCAAAAGGAAACACCGAAAGACGGTGCGCAGCACAAAGCTGAAAAGCTAAAGAAGCCAATCATCTTTATGCTTATGGCTCTGGTATTTCTCGGCTGTATGTACCTAATCTTCAAACCGTCTTCCGACAAGAAAAAAGTTCAGGATATAGGGTTGAACGATGCCGTGCCGCAGGCTACGGATGCAGGCTTACAAGCTGACAAGCAAAAAGCCTATGAGCAGGAAATGCTGGAACAGAAAGAGCAAGAAAAGCGCAATGCGCTTACCTCCCTGTCCGATTACTGGAACGCAGACAGTACCACCGACAAGAAAGCAATTGCTCCGGATGAGGGTAACGAAGACGGATCTGCTTTCGGAGGTGGTACACAGCGGGGCGGCAATCCGGCTTTAAACAGTTACCGAAATGCCCAAAGTACGTTAGGCTCGTTTTACGACAATAACGATTATCAAACGCAGGAACTCCGTAGGCAGGTGGATGAATTGAAGGAAAAACTGGCGGCAAAAGACGTACCGCCTACCACCACCGTGCAAGACCAAATGGCTTTGATGGAGAAGTCTTATCAGATGGCGGCGAAATATCTGCCATCCAATACTACCTCACAACCGGGTAAGGTTGATACGACTGTTCCCGCAAAAGGTGCTACGCAAAAAGAACATTTTGTGGCGTTCTCGCCAGCAAGGAAAAATGCCGTATCTGCTTTGTACCGTGAACCTACGGACAGTGCATTTTTGGCAAACTGGAACGAAGCCCGTAACAGGGGATTTTATACCGCCGGAACCAATGAGCAGGTTATACAGCCCAAAAACAGTATCAAAGCGGTAGTTCAGGAAACACAAACCGTAACGGATGAAAGTGGTGTACGCCTGCGTTTGATGGAAACTGCAAAAACACCCAGCCGTACCATTCCAGCCGGAACAGTATTAACGGCAAACGCCAAGTTTGCAGGCGGCAGGTTACAGTTAAAAGTAACCTCTATCGAATACGAAGGCAATATTATCCCTGTGGAAATAACGGTGTACGATTTGGACGGACAGCAAGGCTTGTACGTGCCTTATTCGCCTGAAGTAAATGCCCTAACGGAAATTGCCTCTAACATGAGCCAAACCTCCGGCACGTCCATTATGATGACCCGCTCCGCAGGACAACAAGCAGCAGGCGACCTTTCCCGTGGCGTGGTGCAAGGTATATCGGGTTATTTCGCCAAAAAGGTAAGAACGCCGAAAGTCACCGTTAAAGCCGGTCATCAGTTATTCCTCGTTTCCAAAAACTAATGTTCAACACTAAAAATCAGAAATAAAATGAAAGCAATATTTAAAAGTCTTTTGGCAATGGTTTGTTTGATAGCCTTTAATGCCACTACGAATGCACAGCAGGTTGCATCCAATACAAGCAAATTAAGCATGGGCAAGGTGGAACCTTACGAAATGCAGGTAACGTACAATAAGACCTCACATTTAATATTTCCGGCAGCTATCCGATACGTGGATTTGGGCAGTGAATATCTTATTGCAGGCAAGGCAGAAGATGCCGAAAACGTGCTGCGTATAAAAGCCACCGTTAAGGGTTTTACTGAAGAAACCAACTTTTCAGTGATTACCGATGATGGGCGTTTCTACAACTTCAATGTTTATTACAGTCCGTATCCTACAACGCTCAATTACGATTTACTGACCATGCAAAAAGCATCGGACAGGGAAAACGGAAATGATGTGTTGTTTGAGGAATTGGGAAGCAATTCGCCATCGCTGGCCGGGTTGCTTATGGAAACGATTTACAAAAAAGATAAAAGGATTGTAAAGCACATCGCTTCTAAAAGCTACGGTATTCAATTCTTATTGAAAGGTATCTATGTCCATAACGGTAAATTCTATTTCCATACGGAACTGCGCAATTCAAGCAATGTACCGTTTAACATTGATTTTGTGAGTTTCAAAGTCGTGGATAAGAAAGTGGCAAAGCGTACCGTAGTGCAGGAAAAGCCGATAGCACCATTGCGTATGTATAAGCCACTCACGGAAATTGCGGGCAATACTACTGAACAAAATGTATTCCTGCTCGACCAGTTCACCATCACCGATGATAAGGTGCTGGTGATTGAAATCTTTGAAAAGAACGGCGGCAGGCAACAAACCTTACAGGTTGAAAATTCCGACCTCGTACACGCAAAGCTGGTAAACGCCATGCACCTAAAGATTAATTAACCAAAACGTAAAAGAGCAATGATAAAATACATTTTTGCAGTGATGCTTGCGGTGTTGAGCATTACAGCTACACAGGCACAAAGAATGACACCCGGACAAAAGGGACTGGAAGTAAACGCCGGATTGTTATCCAAAGAAGTAAAGGATAATTATTATCTGAATTTGACCATGACGGTAAACAGCAAGGGCGGGAATTACTGGATATGGGGCGCAGAATATACCCACCAACTCACTGATTACAGGACTGTACAGATACCCCTTGAAACCTACACGGGCGAAATGGGTTTCGCTCTCCAGCTTTTAGGCGATGCGAGAAAGACAATAACGCTAAATACGGGGCTTACTGCTGTTGCGGGGTATGAAACCATTAACCGGAGCAAAGAAGTACTGTATGACGGCTCAAAAATCCTTGACAAAGACCATTTTGTTTACGGAGCCGGGGGGCGTTTGTCCTTTGAAACCTATTTGTCTGACAGGTTTGTGCTGCTCCTGCAAGGTCGTACCAAAGTTTTATGGGGTACGGATTTAAAACAGTTCCGTCCATCAG
Coding sequences within it:
- a CDS encoding phospholipase D-like domain-containing protein produces the protein MKLSDLTIESIKEFISGDNQLTPRLTGEKILKLFNHVGFKDVYKYGDGGMPNSLSRNAYVLEKLYEINGRKEMVQLLQIVFDPRHFAQDASKDIKVAVEQINPLLQQDGYRLEDFEGKYKIIGADLPENIEVEVHFEDIEAQIVEQIRAARFSIWVAVAWFTNKTLMRELYNRKQEGINVRVVVLDDEINTKYGFEYEKFFETKRVPKSGQYENIMHHKFCVIDLKTVIHGSYNWTSKANWNRETASVENSRELAEKYASEFISLIK
- the traN gene encoding conjugative transposon protein TraN — encoded protein: MKAIFKSLLAMVCLIAFNATTNAQQVASNTSKLSMGKVEPYEMQVTYNKTSHLIFPAAIRYVDLGSEYLIAGKAEDAENVLRIKATVKGFTEETNFSVITDDGRFYNFNVYYSPYPTTLNYDLLTMQKASDRENGNDVLFEELGSNSPSLAGLLMETIYKKDKRIVKHIASKSYGIQFLLKGIYVHNGKFYFHTELRNSSNVPFNIDFVSFKVVDKKVAKRTVVQEKPIAPLRMYKPLTEIAGNTTEQNVFLLDQFTITDDKVLVIEIFEKNGGRQQTLQVENSDLVHAKLVNAMHLKIN
- the traM gene encoding conjugative transposon protein TraM produces the protein MKDNENKRVSILVEDDDPNNQKETPKDGAQHKAEKLKKPIIFMLMALVFLGCMYLIFKPSSDKKKVQDIGLNDAVPQATDAGLQADKQKAYEQEMLEQKEQEKRNALTSLSDYWNADSTTDKKAIAPDEGNEDGSAFGGGTQRGGNPALNSYRNAQSTLGSFYDNNDYQTQELRRQVDELKEKLAAKDVPPTTTVQDQMALMEKSYQMAAKYLPSNTTSQPGKVDTTVPAKGATQKEHFVAFSPARKNAVSALYREPTDSAFLANWNEARNRGFYTAGTNEQVIQPKNSIKAVVQETQTVTDESGVRLRLMETAKTPSRTIPAGTVLTANAKFAGGRLQLKVTSIEYEGNIIPVEITVYDLDGQQGLYVPYSPEVNALTEIASNMSQTSGTSIMMTRSAGQQAAGDLSRGVVQGISGYFAKKVRTPKVTVKAGHQLFLVSKN
- a CDS encoding nitrogen regulatory IIA protein, which produces MKKLRTKIRKWFERLDDKWRELPVKKQHRYTLLLFAGYLLLSVIVIAKVCYDVGASDSKLKIEHIENPLIKQKKSPVSPQDSISKILKNQLYER
- a CDS encoding TIGR02391 family protein, which encodes MTSIKRPMFEAHVLEGLCRTIGDTSDGLTGTEIGQILLNANIPDIDPQNTKWRRLYSAFADWQNKHQCSNHILKFIQDALQPVRYIGKEETFHSRRLEVNKRLAFIGTELTEQGKFRLVEKATTIAEAEQRASRLKHKLENRNVHATIFEYCKAELLVENYFHSVFEATKSIADRLRAMTGLYADGNALAETSFSTSNPLVKINHLKTDTDRSEHLGLCNLIKGMFGLIRNSTAHEPKIKFEITEDEALDVLNTISYIHKRLDKAI
- a CDS encoding DUF4133 domain-containing protein, with the protein product MSNHNINKGIGRTVEFKGLKAQYLFIFAGGLLGVLILVMIMYMAGANSYLCLFIGAGGASLIVWQTFALNGKYGEHGLMKLGAKKRHPKYIICRKAVHRYVKFTRKSDAL
- the traK gene encoding conjugative transposon protein TraK: MEFKTLRNIENSFRQIRLYAIVFAILCISVVGYAVWQSYRFAELQRQKIYVLDNGKSLMLALSQDASINRPVEAREHVRRFHELFFTLAPDKNAIESNMKRAFNLADKSAFDYYKDLSEKGYYNRIISGNVQQRIEVDSVVCNFDSYPYAVRTYAKQFIIRSSNVTKRSLVTSCYLVNSVRSDNNPQGFNIEKFAVLENKDMEVIER
- a CDS encoding conjugal transfer protein TraO, with amino-acid sequence MIKYIFAVMLAVLSITATQAQRMTPGQKGLEVNAGLLSKEVKDNYYLNLTMTVNSKGGNYWIWGAEYTHQLTDYRTVQIPLETYTGEMGFALQLLGDARKTITLNTGLTAVAGYETINRSKEVLYDGSKILDKDHFVYGAGGRLSFETYLSDRFVLLLQGRTKVLWGTDLKQFRPSAGIGLRFNF
- a CDS encoding TraG family conjugative transposon ATPase is translated as MRNTAKATTLESKFPLLSVEQNCIISKDADITACFRVHLPELFTVASPEYDAIHSAWHKAIKTLPDYSIIHKQDWFIKESYAPDIAQDGLSFLAKSYQQHFNERPFLNHYCYLFLTKTTKDRMRMQSNFSSLCKGVLIPKEIRDKETVRRFMEAVAQFERIMNDSGFVKLERLTEDDIIGTDNTQGLLEQYFTLSREAATPMQDIALGSEDVRIGNKRLCLHTLSDTDDLPGTVSANTRYEKLSTDRSDCLLSFAAPVGLLLSCNHIYNQYLFLDNSDENLRKFEKSARNMHSLARYSRANQINKEWIEKYLNEAHSFGLSSIRAHFNIMAWSDEPNELKQLKNDTGSALALMECKPRHNTVDVATLYWAAMPGNAGDFPSEESFYTFIEPALCFFTEETNYQSSPSPFGIKMADRLTGKPIHLDISDLPMKKGIITNRNKFILGPSGSGKSFFTNHMVRQYYEQGAHVLLVDTGNSYQGLCELIKGKTRGEDGVYFTYTEDNPIAFNPFYTDDGVFDIEKRESIKTLILTLWKRDDEPPKRSEEVALSNAVSGYIEHIKQDDAYPSFNGFYEYVKGDYRKVLEEKQVREKDFDLANFLNVLEPYYKGGEYDYLLNSDKQLDLLSKRFIVFEIDAIKDHKILFPIVTIIIMEVFINKMRRLKGVRKLILIEEAWKAIAKEGMAEYIKYLFKTVRKFFGEAIVVTQEVDDIIQSPIVKESIINNSDCKILLDQRKYMNKFDDIQAMLGLTDKEKGQVLSINMNNDPSRLYKEVWIGLGGTHSAVYATEVSLEEYLAYTTEETEKLEVMQLAHELGGNVEQAIKRIALQRREKANNF
- the traJ gene encoding conjugative transposon protein TraJ; the encoded protein is MEWNNLHEMLRSLYDEMMPLTADMAAIAKGIAGLGALFYVALKVWQALSRAEPIDVFPLLRPFAIGLCIMFFPTMVLGTINAVMSPVVKGTHSMLEGQVLDLNKLQQQKDQLEREAMLRNPETAYLVSDEEFDKKLDELGWSPSDLATMTGMYLDRQAYKMEKAIKEWFRDLLEILFQAAALVIDTIRTFFLIVLSILGPIAFAISVWDGFQSTLTQWLTRYISVYLWLPISDMFSSILAKIQSLILERDIAMLADPTYIPDTSNTVYIIFMLIGIVGYFTIPTVAGWVIQAGGAGNFMRNVNSTAAKTGNLAGAGTGAAVGNIGGRLLNK
- a CDS encoding DUF4141 domain-containing protein is translated as MKKAMLLVCTAIMLAAAPSAKAQFVVTDPGNLISGILNSANEIVQTSSTVSNVVKNFNEVKKVYDQGKEYYDKLKAVNNLVKDARKVQQTVLLVGDVSEMYVKNFGKMMNDPNFTPQELTAIANGYSTLLNESTELLKELKQIVSNTGLSLNDKERMDVIDKVYKEVKDYHSLVRYYTNKNISVSILRAKKQNNTKRVLELYGTAEQKYW
- a CDS encoding DUF4134 domain-containing protein, which codes for MEKQSKKVLLTGIALLSAFGVFAQGNGSAGIQEATQMVTSYFDPATKLIYAIGAVVGLIGGVKVYNKFSSGDPDTSKTAASWFGACIFLIVAATILRSFFL